In Paractinoplanes brasiliensis, the following proteins share a genomic window:
- a CDS encoding outer membrane protein assembly factor BamB family protein — protein MPTDLDDIFASVNREADLIPLSTAAQARARGRRRTRNGLLAAAAAVCVVLAGVGVAANPDRRADKKTVAPTPSPSVSTAVAVGPLPQVGRPIAFGRTVNETHPVIVKSRVYTAWKAGTEISVVAADLRTGDVVWRVDGFEAGADLGASVTATDDAVLVSAGGIQTWVLDPADGNRMWEFTSSDLGEWMIHERAFVQRNDATGRVDAYDLRTGRKLWSISPSSDKVDRIIGMRLVGQELLRTALTDDRLVTVRRSGQVQVRDIVSGVVLRTTTPTSPPSGGNTLIAYDGKLFDGGAGCCDTDPYRVVVTDLSTGASKKIFRGELGHTTGSMDVCGPWVCLIDQESSTKSWVKAVDAARGGTIWSVSGPVDGTSLTANGTDMLVGGDGVTRLIDGNGREVFRTPEGEVEWLDGGYLVVMPPTTGGTVSVVNTAYGTVSRLGTLPSRTATCAHSPDRLVCPTPTSLRIYQLKR, from the coding sequence ATGCCCACTGACCTCGACGACATCTTCGCCTCGGTGAACCGAGAGGCCGACCTGATCCCGCTCAGCACCGCCGCCCAGGCCCGCGCGCGGGGTCGCCGACGCACCCGCAACGGCCTCCTGGCGGCCGCCGCGGCCGTCTGTGTCGTGCTCGCCGGGGTCGGGGTGGCGGCCAACCCCGACCGGCGGGCCGACAAGAAGACCGTCGCGCCCACGCCGTCCCCGTCCGTCTCCACCGCCGTCGCCGTCGGCCCGTTGCCGCAGGTGGGCAGGCCGATCGCCTTCGGCCGTACGGTCAACGAAACGCACCCGGTGATCGTGAAGAGCCGCGTCTACACAGCATGGAAGGCCGGCACCGAGATCTCGGTGGTTGCGGCCGACCTGCGCACGGGCGACGTCGTCTGGCGGGTCGACGGGTTCGAGGCCGGGGCGGACCTGGGCGCCTCGGTGACCGCTACGGACGACGCGGTGCTGGTCAGCGCGGGCGGCATTCAGACCTGGGTCCTCGACCCGGCCGACGGCAACCGGATGTGGGAATTCACGAGCAGCGACCTGGGCGAGTGGATGATTCACGAGCGGGCGTTCGTCCAGCGGAACGACGCGACGGGCCGGGTCGACGCCTACGACCTGCGGACCGGCCGGAAACTGTGGTCGATCAGCCCGAGCAGCGACAAGGTCGACCGGATCATCGGCATGCGCCTCGTCGGGCAGGAGCTGCTCAGGACCGCGCTCACGGACGACCGGCTGGTGACAGTACGCCGCTCCGGCCAGGTGCAGGTGCGCGACATCGTCAGCGGTGTGGTGCTGCGGACGACGACACCCACCTCGCCTCCCTCCGGCGGCAACACCCTGATCGCGTACGACGGAAAGCTCTTCGACGGTGGGGCGGGGTGCTGTGACACCGACCCGTACCGGGTGGTCGTCACCGATCTGAGCACCGGCGCCTCAAAGAAGATCTTCAGGGGGGAGCTCGGGCACACGACCGGCAGCATGGACGTCTGCGGTCCGTGGGTCTGCCTGATCGATCAGGAGAGCTCCACCAAGTCCTGGGTGAAGGCGGTCGACGCGGCGCGGGGCGGGACGATCTGGTCCGTTTCCGGGCCGGTCGACGGCACCTCCCTCACCGCGAACGGCACCGACATGCTGGTGGGCGGAGACGGCGTGACCAGGCTGATCGACGGGAACGGGCGCGAGGTGTTCCGAACCCCGGAGGGGGAGGTCGAGTGGCTGGACGGCGGATACCTGGTGGTCATGCCGCCGACGACCGGGGGCACCGTGTCGGTCGTGAATACCGCCTACGGCACGGTCAGCCGGCTCGGCACCCTGCCCTCGCGGACCGCCACGTGCGCGCACAGCCCCGACCGTCTCGTCTGCCCGACCCCAACCAGCCTGCGCATCTATCAGCTCAAACGATGA
- the ffh gene encoding signal recognition particle protein: MFDTLSDRLSGIFTKLRGKGKLTDADIDATAREIRLALLEADVALPVVKAFIFNVKERARGAEVSQALNPAQQIIKIVHEELINILGGEGRRLQFAKQPPTVIMLAGLQGAGKTTLAGKLSRWLKGQGHQPLLVAADLQRPNAVNQLQVVGGRAGVDVYAPEPGSGVGDPVKVAKDSIEVAKRTAKDIVIVDTAGRLGIDEEMMQQARDIRDAVDPDEVLFVIDAMVGQDAVQTAEAFRDGVGVTGVVLSKLDGDARGGAALSVRHVTGEPILFASTGEKLEDFDLFHPDRMASRILGMGDVLTLIEQAEQAFDEDQKEKMTGKLLAGETFTLEDFLDQLIAVRRMGPIANILGMMPGMGQMKDQLAELDDSHFDRVTAIIRSMTPQERTNPKILNGSRRARIANGSGVTVMDVNQLLNRFADAQKMMKQMSGMMGLPGGGRRKATKSPKNKRKGTKGNNRPRTGGGGGGLPAGFPGGMPQLPPGLDPNALGGAGGGFNLPNLDFNKLMKQQKKDDDKR, encoded by the coding sequence GTGTTTGACACTTTGAGTGACCGCCTCTCCGGCATCTTCACCAAGCTCCGGGGCAAGGGCAAGCTCACCGACGCCGACATCGACGCCACCGCGCGCGAGATCCGTCTCGCGCTGCTCGAGGCCGACGTCGCGCTGCCCGTGGTCAAGGCCTTCATCTTCAACGTCAAGGAGCGCGCCCGGGGGGCCGAGGTCTCCCAGGCGCTCAACCCGGCGCAGCAGATCATCAAGATCGTTCACGAGGAGCTCATCAACATCCTCGGCGGCGAGGGGCGGCGGTTGCAGTTCGCCAAGCAGCCGCCCACGGTGATCATGCTGGCCGGTCTGCAGGGCGCCGGTAAGACGACCCTGGCCGGCAAGCTGTCCCGCTGGCTCAAGGGTCAGGGCCACCAGCCGCTGCTGGTCGCGGCCGACCTGCAGCGTCCCAACGCGGTCAACCAGCTGCAGGTGGTCGGCGGCCGGGCGGGCGTCGACGTCTACGCCCCCGAGCCCGGCAGCGGCGTCGGCGACCCGGTCAAGGTCGCGAAGGACTCGATCGAGGTCGCCAAGCGCACCGCCAAGGACATCGTCATCGTCGACACCGCCGGTCGTCTCGGCATCGACGAAGAGATGATGCAGCAGGCGCGCGACATCCGCGACGCCGTCGACCCCGACGAGGTCCTGTTCGTCATCGACGCCATGGTCGGCCAGGACGCGGTGCAGACCGCCGAGGCCTTCCGCGACGGTGTCGGCGTCACCGGCGTGGTGCTCTCCAAGCTCGACGGCGACGCCCGCGGTGGCGCCGCGCTCTCCGTCCGGCACGTCACCGGCGAGCCCATCCTCTTCGCGTCGACCGGTGAGAAACTCGAGGACTTCGACCTCTTCCACCCCGACCGCATGGCCAGCCGCATCCTCGGCATGGGCGATGTGCTGACCCTCATCGAGCAGGCCGAACAGGCCTTCGACGAGGATCAGAAGGAGAAGATGACCGGCAAGCTCCTGGCCGGCGAGACCTTCACCCTGGAAGACTTCCTCGACCAGCTCATCGCCGTGCGGCGGATGGGCCCGATCGCCAACATCCTGGGCATGATGCCGGGCATGGGCCAGATGAAGGACCAGCTGGCCGAGCTCGACGACAGCCACTTCGACCGGGTCACGGCGATCATCCGCTCGATGACCCCGCAGGAACGCACCAACCCCAAGATCCTCAACGGCTCGCGCCGCGCCCGCATCGCCAACGGTTCCGGCGTCACCGTCATGGACGTCAACCAGCTGCTCAACCGCTTCGCCGACGCGCAAAAGATGATGAAGCAGATGAGCGGCATGATGGGCCTGCCCGGCGGCGGGCGGCGCAAGGCCACGAAGAGCCCCAAGAACAAGCGCAAAGGCACCAAGGGCAACAACCGCCCCCGTACGGGCGGCGGCGGTGGCGGCCTTCCGGCGGGCTTCCCGGGCGGTATGCCCCAGCTCCCGCCCGGCCTCGACCCCAACGCCCTGGGGGGCGCGGGGGGCGGCTTCAACCTGCCCAACCTCGACTTCAACAAGCTCATGAAGCAGCAGAAGAAGGACGACGACAAGCGCTGA
- a CDS encoding nucleotide sugar dehydrogenase: MSTDVVVLGLGYVGLPLAQQAVRSGLSVLGFDVDARVVAALADGRSHVDDLSDADIAEMLAGGFRATTDESLIATAATAVICVPTPLAEGDGPDLTAVTGATAAIGRNLRAGMLVVLESTTYPGTTDEVVRPLLEELSGLTAGVDFHLAFSPERIDPGNELFGPRNTPKVVGGFTPGCTLRAAGFYGRFVETVVRTRGTREAETAKLLENTYRHVNIALVNEMARFCHELGIDLWDVIRAASTKPFGFQAFYPGPGVGGHCIPIDPNYLSHNVRSKLGYPFRFVELAQEINATMPSYVARRAQNLLNADGQAVHGATILLLGVTYKPDIADQRESPATPLARQLQALGAEVTFHDPYVTDWIAPRAGDLRGSVISADLVILVQNHRAYDADELAALAKRFFDTRGATTLPQAHRL, from the coding sequence GTGAGCACCGACGTGGTGGTGCTGGGGCTCGGGTACGTCGGGTTGCCGCTGGCCCAGCAGGCCGTACGGTCGGGGTTGTCCGTTCTGGGGTTCGACGTGGACGCCCGCGTGGTCGCCGCGCTCGCCGACGGCCGCTCCCACGTCGACGACCTGAGCGACGCCGACATCGCCGAGATGCTGGCGGGCGGTTTCCGGGCCACCACCGACGAGTCGCTGATCGCCACCGCCGCCACCGCCGTGATCTGCGTGCCGACGCCCCTGGCCGAGGGGGACGGGCCCGACCTGACCGCGGTCACCGGGGCCACGGCGGCGATCGGGCGGAACCTGCGGGCGGGCATGCTGGTGGTGCTCGAGTCCACCACCTATCCGGGAACCACCGACGAGGTCGTACGGCCGCTGCTGGAGGAGCTGTCGGGGCTGACCGCGGGCGTGGACTTCCACCTGGCGTTCTCGCCCGAGCGCATCGATCCCGGCAACGAGCTGTTCGGGCCACGCAACACCCCCAAGGTGGTCGGCGGGTTCACGCCGGGCTGCACGCTGCGGGCGGCGGGTTTCTACGGCCGGTTCGTCGAGACGGTGGTGCGTACGCGGGGAACTCGGGAGGCCGAGACCGCGAAGCTGCTGGAGAACACCTATCGCCACGTGAACATCGCGCTGGTCAACGAGATGGCCCGGTTCTGCCACGAGCTGGGCATCGACCTGTGGGACGTGATCCGGGCCGCGTCGACCAAGCCGTTCGGCTTCCAGGCGTTCTATCCGGGCCCGGGGGTGGGCGGTCACTGCATCCCGATCGACCCGAACTACCTGTCGCACAACGTCCGCAGCAAACTCGGCTACCCGTTCCGGTTCGTCGAGCTGGCCCAGGAGATCAACGCGACGATGCCGTCCTATGTGGCCCGTCGCGCGCAGAACCTGCTCAACGCCGACGGCCAGGCGGTGCACGGCGCGACGATCCTGCTGCTGGGCGTCACCTACAAGCCCGACATCGCCGACCAGCGCGAGTCACCGGCCACCCCGTTGGCCCGCCAGCTGCAGGCGCTGGGCGCCGAGGTGACGTTCCACGACCCGTACGTGACCGACTGGATCGCGCCCCGGGCCGGCGACCTGCGGGGCTCGGTGATCTCGGCCGACCTGGTGATCCTGGTGCAGAACCACCGCGCGTACGACGCGGACGAGCTGGCCGCGCTGGCCAAGCGCTTCTTCGACACCCGCGGCGCCACCACGCTCCCCCAGGCGCACCGCCTCTAG
- a CDS encoding Uma2 family endonuclease, with amino-acid sequence MTAALQLPSLLDEKQDWTVDDLASLPKDLRYELIDGRLVVSPSPTPLHQDLGVRLLLALEAACPPDLMVVTDLSLRIDARNEPRPDVVVIDRKLVSVSPVPIEAAVLAIEVISPDSTIRDLHSKPRTLAKAGLPNYWVLDPFHARGIVLAVFRLDSDGQYSLVTETHQVFETDVPFSLTIDLPALDVRRRMLLGDAPPEI; translated from the coding sequence ATGACTGCGGCCCTACAGCTGCCGAGCCTGCTGGATGAAAAGCAGGACTGGACCGTCGACGACCTGGCGAGCCTTCCGAAGGATCTTCGTTACGAGTTGATCGACGGAAGGCTCGTTGTGTCGCCGTCTCCGACCCCGCTCCATCAAGACCTCGGTGTCCGTCTGCTACTCGCCCTCGAAGCTGCGTGCCCGCCGGATCTCATGGTCGTTACGGACCTCTCATTGCGGATCGATGCCCGCAATGAGCCGCGTCCGGACGTGGTCGTGATTGACAGGAAGCTGGTCAGCGTCAGTCCCGTGCCCATTGAGGCGGCGGTCTTGGCCATCGAGGTGATCTCGCCCGACTCGACCATTCGCGATCTGCACTCCAAGCCGCGGACGCTTGCGAAAGCGGGCCTCCCGAACTACTGGGTGCTGGATCCGTTTCATGCGAGGGGCATCGTGCTTGCCGTGTTCCGGCTCGACTCGGACGGGCAGTATTCGCTGGTGACGGAGACCCATCAGGTCTTCGAGACCGACGTGCCCTTTTCGCTGACGATCGATCTGCCCGCGCTCGACGTCCGGCGGCGGATGCTCCTCGGTGACGCCCCGCCAGAAATCTGA
- a CDS encoding amidohydrolase family protein, protein MALHVRGAVLPDGEVKDLWLVGDTVTYEPVRGAETISDGGFVVPGLVDAHCHLGIAFGAKPITSLDQARELAATDRDAGVLALRDAGSPYPYPELEDEEGMPRLARAGRHVAAPRRYLRDVGVEVEGEADVRAAVTEQAKAGNGWVKLVGDWISRDAGDLAPSWDAATMAAAVEAAHAAGARAAVHTFSEEGVEIMVRAGVDSVEHGTGLSLDLIDEMARRGTALVPTMINIRTFGGIADRARGKFDTYADHMVALQERFPAVVRAAYEAGVPIYVGTDAGGGIRHGLVAEEMLILQEAGLPAEEILASASWRAREWLGFPGLVEGGLADLVVYETDPRADLRVVRAPSRIVLRGKVIV, encoded by the coding sequence ATGGCGTTGCATGTGCGTGGGGCGGTTCTGCCGGACGGGGAAGTCAAGGACCTCTGGCTGGTGGGGGACACGGTCACCTACGAGCCCGTACGGGGTGCCGAGACGATCAGTGACGGTGGGTTCGTCGTGCCGGGGCTGGTGGACGCGCACTGTCACCTCGGGATCGCGTTCGGGGCCAAGCCGATCACCAGCCTCGATCAGGCGCGCGAGCTGGCGGCGACCGATCGCGACGCGGGGGTGCTGGCCCTCCGGGACGCGGGGTCGCCCTACCCCTATCCGGAGCTCGAGGACGAGGAGGGCATGCCCCGGCTGGCAAGGGCCGGGCGGCATGTGGCGGCCCCGCGGCGATACCTGCGTGATGTGGGCGTCGAGGTCGAGGGTGAGGCCGACGTGCGGGCCGCGGTCACCGAGCAGGCCAAGGCCGGCAACGGGTGGGTGAAGCTGGTCGGCGACTGGATCTCGCGGGACGCCGGTGACCTGGCGCCCTCGTGGGACGCGGCAACCATGGCGGCGGCCGTCGAGGCGGCGCACGCGGCCGGAGCGCGGGCCGCCGTGCACACGTTCTCCGAGGAGGGCGTGGAGATCATGGTGCGGGCCGGTGTCGACTCGGTCGAGCACGGCACAGGGCTGTCGCTCGACCTGATCGACGAGATGGCCCGGCGGGGCACGGCGCTGGTCCCGACGATGATCAACATTCGGACCTTCGGGGGAATCGCCGACCGGGCCCGGGGCAAGTTCGACACGTACGCCGACCACATGGTCGCGCTGCAGGAACGGTTCCCGGCGGTCGTCCGGGCCGCGTACGAGGCCGGGGTGCCGATCTATGTGGGCACCGACGCCGGCGGTGGGATCCGGCACGGGCTGGTCGCCGAGGAGATGCTGATCCTGCAGGAGGCGGGGCTGCCCGCCGAGGAGATCCTGGCCAGTGCCTCCTGGCGGGCCCGGGAGTGGCTGGGCTTCCCGGGTCTGGTCGAGGGCGGGCTGGCCGACCTGGTTGTCTACGAGACCGACCCGCGCGCGGACCTGCGAGTGGTCCGCGCGCCGAGCCGGATCGTGCTCCGGGGCAAGGTCATCGTTTGA
- a CDS encoding stealth family protein, with protein MPAIPLIPEVTRVPRRNFFPEAPLWVVTKKSERPPRKDDGVRIIRLAPWPVRRRLLHHLQSRVLPLVPEPDRLRVARRLAPLSPRPRLKPIGDAPTLRVRTPIGRMRARRCLDASPAAVRRENLDRVLDTLTSADIEWFRIPVASLTRTGVAVDAADRARALTALATVTARGEGRLDRVIPGRVVRVSWPVTDPHGRLTLGPAYGCEVEFWRREDGNLVGPRSNPVADTVPVDEPEIVVAEPVFGPFGAPGTTRRYRTREVFTMVSPDRVAFPIDAVYTWVDGGDPAWHARKAEALRENGWVAGTNGQTANNSRFVSRDELRYSLRSLHAFAPWIRHVFLVTDDQVPAWLDTSRGDLTVVSHREIFGDTGRLPTFNSQAIESRLHRVPGLAEHFLYLNDDVFLGRPVAPELFFTPGGLTRFFPSGALVDSAPRSPADRPADSAGKNNRRLIQSAFGRVLTRKMKHTPHPSRRSVLAEIEVRFAQEVEATAGHQFRHPEDIAMLSSLQQYYAYLTGRAAPGQISYLYTDLADPATPFHLARLLHKRHLDAFCLNDTDSGAGIVKEQAALLAEFLPAYLPFPSRWERPFPRTPVVARQIKRAEPVPEAVR; from the coding sequence ATGCCCGCTATACCACTGATTCCGGAGGTGACGCGGGTGCCGCGCCGCAACTTCTTCCCGGAAGCGCCGTTGTGGGTCGTGACCAAAAAGTCCGAACGGCCCCCGCGGAAGGACGACGGCGTGCGGATCATCCGTCTGGCCCCCTGGCCCGTACGGCGGCGCCTCCTGCACCACCTGCAGAGCCGCGTCCTCCCCCTGGTGCCCGAGCCCGACCGCCTGCGGGTGGCCCGCCGCCTCGCGCCGCTGAGCCCCCGCCCCCGCCTCAAGCCGATCGGCGACGCCCCCACCCTGCGGGTCCGCACACCCATCGGAAGGATGCGGGCCCGGCGCTGCCTCGACGCCAGTCCAGCCGCGGTGCGCCGGGAGAACCTCGACCGCGTGCTGGACACCCTGACCAGCGCGGACATCGAGTGGTTCCGGATCCCGGTGGCGTCGCTGACCCGTACGGGGGTGGCCGTCGACGCCGCCGACCGCGCGCGGGCCCTGACCGCGCTGGCCACGGTGACCGCCCGGGGCGAGGGCCGGCTCGACCGCGTGATCCCGGGGCGGGTCGTACGGGTGAGCTGGCCCGTGACCGACCCGCACGGCCGTCTCACGCTCGGCCCCGCGTACGGGTGTGAAGTGGAGTTCTGGCGGCGCGAGGACGGCAATCTGGTCGGGCCGCGCAGCAACCCGGTGGCCGACACAGTGCCGGTCGACGAGCCCGAGATCGTGGTCGCCGAGCCGGTGTTCGGCCCGTTCGGCGCGCCCGGCACCACCCGCCGCTACCGCACCCGTGAGGTGTTCACGATGGTGAGCCCGGATCGGGTGGCGTTCCCGATCGACGCCGTCTACACGTGGGTCGACGGCGGCGACCCGGCCTGGCACGCGCGCAAGGCCGAGGCGCTGCGCGAGAACGGGTGGGTCGCCGGCACGAACGGGCAGACGGCCAACAACTCCCGGTTCGTCTCGCGGGACGAGCTGCGCTACTCGCTGCGCTCGCTGCACGCGTTCGCGCCATGGATCCGCCACGTCTTCCTGGTCACCGACGATCAGGTGCCGGCCTGGCTCGACACGTCCCGCGGCGACCTGACCGTGGTCAGCCATCGCGAGATCTTCGGCGACACCGGACGGCTGCCCACGTTCAACTCGCAGGCCATCGAGTCGCGCCTGCATCGCGTCCCCGGGCTGGCCGAGCACTTCCTGTATCTCAACGACGACGTGTTCCTGGGCCGGCCGGTGGCGCCCGAACTGTTCTTCACGCCGGGCGGGCTCACCCGGTTCTTCCCGTCGGGCGCGCTGGTCGACTCGGCGCCGCGTTCGCCCGCCGACCGCCCCGCGGACTCGGCCGGCAAGAACAACCGCCGGCTCATCCAGAGCGCGTTCGGCCGGGTGCTCACCCGCAAGATGAAGCACACGCCGCACCCGTCGCGGCGCAGCGTGCTGGCCGAGATCGAGGTGCGGTTCGCCCAGGAGGTCGAGGCGACCGCGGGGCATCAGTTCCGCCACCCCGAGGACATCGCGATGCTGTCGTCGCTGCAGCAGTACTACGCCTATCTGACCGGCCGGGCCGCCCCCGGGCAGATCAGCTATCTCTACACCGACCTGGCCGACCCCGCGACGCCGTTCCACCTGGCGCGGTTGCTGCACAAGCGCCACCTCGACGCGTTCTGCCTCAACGACACCGACTCCGGCGCCGGCATCGTGAAGGAGCAGGCCGCGCTGCTGGCCGAGTTCCTGCCCGCCTATCTGCCCTTCCCGTCCCGGTGGGAGAGGCCATTTCCCCGTACGCCGGTGGTGGCGCGGCAGATCAAGCGGGCCGAGCCGGTCCCCGAGGCGGTCCGGTGA
- a CDS encoding glycosyltransferase — MTTTVHDVAILADFRFAGAGVAAEVHAQHEAALSTVLVHVPRDARPLPFAPRVRDLLRDGAATLAREDQPTAVRLLVVRGSDLLDEARRRVRAEHTVVVADQPPAAAGLPDDVEWAPVDDRVRDAMPLLCRLTVQNWHEIVDAAASWQEHPERFRALERTSGHQSHLRRLAGFGIRPRISAPALPREPGPVPPAPARRMLLVGEPYRLLAIARRLPAELAPVIVTRSYTSPAHGFLSEHIPPREALGASGTAWNRMLRDRLTHLVELHQPEIVAVDDLPCEGIAEAVRAHPRVLWVWVRQAMWPRGAGQEWITEGKVFDHVLEPGEFAAPADDGPTVADRANAHRVEPITLLDAGELLDPHAARVDLGLDDRPAALVRLNESRVVERLEAHGFQVVVRSTGVTRYLRAFDLVVSSADYDAYHEQLRFGIPTVLVPRLGAALDDQLGRARHADAAGVALAVEDPDSDELERALDAAARPEKRAVLRARCEELTFSNGASAAATWLGGLAARHDRTGG; from the coding sequence GTGACCACGACCGTTCACGACGTGGCGATCCTGGCCGACTTCCGCTTCGCCGGGGCGGGTGTGGCGGCCGAGGTGCACGCCCAGCACGAGGCGGCGCTGAGCACGGTGCTGGTGCACGTGCCCCGCGACGCGCGCCCGCTGCCTTTCGCCCCGCGCGTACGCGACCTCCTGCGCGACGGCGCGGCCACCCTGGCCCGGGAGGACCAGCCCACAGCCGTACGCCTGCTGGTCGTTCGCGGCTCCGACCTGCTGGACGAGGCGCGCAGGCGGGTGCGGGCCGAGCACACGGTGGTGGTGGCCGACCAGCCGCCCGCCGCGGCCGGCCTGCCCGACGACGTCGAGTGGGCGCCGGTCGACGACCGGGTGCGCGACGCCATGCCCCTGCTGTGCCGGCTGACCGTGCAGAACTGGCACGAGATCGTCGACGCGGCAGCCTCCTGGCAGGAGCACCCCGAGCGGTTCCGGGCGCTGGAGCGCACCTCGGGTCACCAGTCGCATCTCAGGCGGCTGGCCGGTTTCGGCATCCGTCCCCGGATCAGCGCGCCGGCCCTTCCCCGCGAGCCCGGCCCGGTGCCCCCCGCGCCCGCGCGCCGCATGCTGCTGGTGGGCGAGCCCTACCGGCTGCTCGCGATCGCCCGGCGGCTGCCCGCCGAGCTGGCGCCCGTCATCGTCACCCGGTCCTACACCTCCCCGGCCCACGGCTTCCTCAGCGAGCACATCCCGCCCCGCGAGGCGCTCGGCGCTTCCGGGACGGCCTGGAACCGGATGCTTCGCGACCGCCTGACCCACCTGGTCGAGCTGCACCAGCCCGAGATCGTGGCGGTCGACGACCTGCCCTGCGAGGGAATCGCCGAGGCCGTCCGGGCCCACCCGCGGGTGCTGTGGGTGTGGGTGCGGCAGGCGATGTGGCCGCGCGGCGCGGGGCAGGAGTGGATCACCGAGGGCAAGGTCTTCGATCACGTGCTCGAACCGGGCGAGTTCGCCGCGCCCGCCGACGACGGGCCGACCGTGGCCGACCGGGCCAACGCGCACCGGGTCGAGCCGATCACCCTGCTCGACGCGGGGGAGCTGCTCGACCCTCACGCCGCCCGGGTCGACCTCGGGCTCGACGACCGGCCTGCCGCGCTGGTGCGGCTGAACGAGAGCCGGGTTGTCGAGCGGCTGGAGGCACACGGTTTCCAGGTGGTCGTCCGCTCCACGGGGGTCACCCGTTACCTGCGGGCGTTCGACCTGGTGGTGAGCTCGGCCGACTACGACGCCTATCACGAGCAGCTGCGCTTCGGCATTCCCACGGTCCTGGTGCCACGGCTCGGCGCGGCGCTGGACGACCAGCTCGGCCGGGCCCGGCACGCCGACGCCGCCGGGGTGGCGCTGGCCGTCGAGGACCCGGATTCCGATGAGTTGGAGCGGGCGCTCGACGCGGCGGCCCGCCCCGAGAAACGTGCCGTGCTGCGCGCCCGCTGCGAGGAGCTGACGTTCTCCAACGGCGCGTCCGCGGCCGCGACCTGGCTCGGTGGGCTCGCTGCCCGCCACGACCGTACGGGAGGCTGA
- a CDS encoding glycosyltransferase family 2 protein, with amino-acid sequence MISVVAPVFNEGAGVERFVGRLTEVLAGAGLTYELVLVDDGSTDDSWDFVARQAMLDDRVRGLQLSRNFGKEAAVLAGLEHAAGDAVVVIDADLQHPPEVIPEMVRRWRQGAHVVEAVKRSRTGQGLVGRLGGRAFNKAFTGLTRVDLIDATDFRLLARPALEALLRLPEHSSFFRGTSSWIGFRRSTIEVDISERAGGRSRWTFGALFRLAVNGLTSFTSAPLHLVTMVGLAFAGFAVLLGAQTLIRWIGGDSVAGFPTVILLLLVMGTFLLLGLGVIGEYLARIHEEVRGRPRYLVQDRAERQVGTALPEQWARAER; translated from the coding sequence ATGATCTCCGTGGTCGCGCCCGTCTTCAACGAGGGCGCCGGTGTGGAACGCTTCGTGGGCCGCCTGACCGAGGTGCTGGCCGGCGCCGGCCTCACGTACGAGCTGGTGCTGGTCGACGACGGCTCGACCGACGACTCGTGGGACTTCGTGGCCCGGCAGGCGATGCTCGACGACCGGGTGCGGGGCCTGCAGCTCTCCCGCAACTTCGGCAAGGAGGCGGCCGTGCTGGCCGGGCTCGAACACGCCGCCGGCGACGCCGTGGTGGTGATCGACGCCGACCTGCAGCATCCGCCCGAGGTGATCCCCGAGATGGTGCGGCGCTGGCGGCAGGGCGCGCACGTGGTCGAGGCGGTCAAGCGCAGCCGTACGGGCCAGGGCCTGGTCGGCAGGCTCGGCGGGCGGGCGTTCAACAAGGCGTTCACCGGACTGACCCGGGTCGACCTGATCGACGCGACCGACTTCCGGCTGCTCGCCCGCCCGGCCCTGGAGGCGCTGCTGCGGCTGCCCGAGCACTCGTCGTTCTTCCGCGGCACCAGCAGCTGGATCGGTTTTCGCCGCAGCACCATCGAGGTCGACATCTCCGAACGTGCGGGCGGCCGGTCCCGCTGGACGTTCGGCGCGCTGTTCCGGCTCGCGGTCAACGGGCTCACCTCGTTCACCTCGGCCCCGCTGCACCTGGTGACCATGGTCGGGCTGGCCTTCGCCGGGTTCGCCGTGCTGCTCGGCGCGCAGACCCTGATCCGCTGGATCGGCGGCGACTCGGTGGCCGGCTTCCCCACCGTCATCCTGCTGCTTCTCGTGATGGGCACGTTCCTGCTGCTGGGCCTGGGGGTGATCGGCGAGTACCTGGCCCGCATCCACGAGGAGGTGCGGGGACGTCCGCGCTACCTCGTGCAGGACAGGGCGGAGCGGCAGGTCGGGACGGCTCTGCCCGAGCAGTGGGCCCGTGCGGAGCGCTGA
- a CDS encoding GtrA family protein yields MRSAEILRYAVSGGAGALTHLGVGALLAAGLGVRAVIASGAGFAASVLISYGLQRSWVFRSTAGHVLTAGRFLTVTLVALALNSLILLLGTEALDIPFLGAQGVALVTIPVVNYVLNSRWTFRVS; encoded by the coding sequence GTGCGGAGCGCTGAGATCCTCCGGTACGCCGTCAGCGGCGGGGCCGGCGCCCTGACCCACCTCGGCGTCGGGGCGCTGCTGGCGGCGGGACTGGGCGTCCGAGCCGTGATCGCGTCGGGCGCGGGATTCGCCGCGAGCGTCCTGATCTCGTACGGGCTGCAAAGGTCCTGGGTTTTCCGCTCGACGGCCGGGCATGTGCTCACGGCCGGGCGCTTCCTGACCGTGACGCTGGTGGCCCTCGCGCTCAACAGCCTCATCCTGCTGCTCGGCACCGAGGCCCTGGACATCCCGTTTCTGGGCGCGCAGGGGGTGGCGCTGGTGACGATCCCGGTCGTCAACTACGTGCTGAACTCGCGCTGGACCTTCCGCGTCTCTTGA